One genomic region from Streptomyces sp. NBC_01304 encodes:
- a CDS encoding RNA polymerase sigma factor, whose product MPAAPVVDEFAKLYKQEMPFLTRFLMRLGASPYEAADAAHEAFIAALPDKWESLEFPRAWLRTTAHRCYLKQNDRRTRPVDPVPDRPGGTCPVATVTLKEGNQRVLDALAQLPPTQQQVMAWAQDGFTYEETSKALEMTVAAVRQNHCRARTRLKQILGLQTGGTQ is encoded by the coding sequence ATGCCTGCGGCACCGGTGGTGGACGAGTTCGCCAAGCTGTACAAGCAGGAGATGCCGTTCCTGACCCGGTTCCTCATGCGCCTGGGTGCGTCCCCTTATGAAGCGGCGGATGCCGCGCACGAGGCCTTCATCGCGGCGTTGCCGGACAAGTGGGAGAGCCTGGAGTTTCCGCGGGCCTGGCTGCGGACCACGGCCCATCGCTGCTATCTGAAGCAGAACGACCGCAGGACTAGACCCGTTGATCCCGTGCCCGACCGGCCGGGTGGCACCTGCCCCGTCGCCACAGTGACCCTCAAGGAAGGCAACCAGCGTGTCCTGGACGCCCTGGCCCAGCTCCCGCCGACGCAACAACAGGTCATGGCCTGGGCCCAGGACGGTTTCACCTACGAAGAGACCAGCAAGGCGCTTGAGATGACCGTCGCAGCCGTGCGGCAGAACCACTGCCGGGCCCGCACCCGGCTCAAGCAGATCCTGGGCCTGCAGACGGGAGGCACACAATGA
- a CDS encoding AAA family ATPase, producing the protein MPVTTLSSPSDTTLIVLRGNSASGKSSVAAELRNRYGRGIALVGQDNLRRVVLRERDVVGGANIGLIDLTVRHAMEHGFHTVLEGLLYVAHYGEMLAGLLADYRGRAHCYYLDVPYEETLARHATKPIADEVSPEVLAEWYRPLDLLPGGVETVIPAASTLQETADRVMRESGLAALANTTA; encoded by the coding sequence ATGCCGGTGACGACGCTCTCCTCCCCCTCCGATACGACGCTGATCGTGCTGCGCGGCAATAGCGCGAGCGGCAAGAGCTCTGTGGCCGCCGAGCTGCGCAATCGGTACGGACGCGGCATCGCCCTGGTCGGCCAGGACAACCTGCGCCGCGTCGTACTGCGCGAGCGGGACGTCGTCGGCGGCGCCAACATCGGCCTGATCGACCTCACCGTCCGTCATGCGATGGAGCACGGCTTCCACACGGTGCTCGAAGGGCTCCTGTACGTCGCGCACTACGGCGAGATGCTCGCCGGACTGCTCGCCGACTACCGGGGCCGCGCCCACTGTTACTACCTCGATGTGCCGTACGAGGAGACCCTCGCGCGGCACGCGACCAAGCCGATCGCGGACGAAGTCAGCCCGGAGGTCCTGGCCGAGTGGTACCGGCCCCTGGACCTGTTGCCCGGCGGCGTGGAGACCGTGATCCCGGCCGCCAGCACCCTGCAGGAGACCGCAGACCGGGTGATGCGGGAGTCCGGCCTGGCCGCGCTCGCGAACACCACCGCATAG
- a CDS encoding DUF6207 family protein: MSHLHLEQPGLTRITVEGADEETVLAIAHALTACHNISGPLPSRPIPGEERVHTWMYAHTEPAAPQVPELSTDTCIDQASRPRAAPRVSACTQALVRGKELGSDRLADRHRGSPRRSCRPGAAGTARRAGE, encoded by the coding sequence ATGTCCCACCTTCATCTTGAGCAGCCCGGCCTGACCCGGATCACCGTCGAGGGCGCCGATGAGGAGACCGTGCTCGCCATCGCGCACGCGCTCACTGCCTGCCACAACATCTCCGGGCCACTCCCGTCGCGCCCGATTCCCGGCGAGGAGCGAGTACACACCTGGATGTACGCCCACACCGAGCCCGCTGCGCCACAGGTTCCGGAGCTGAGCACCGACACCTGTATAGACCAGGCGAGTCGACCGCGTGCGGCCCCGCGAGTGAGTGCCTGCACCCAAGCCCTTGTTCGCGGCAAAGAGCTCGGCAGCGACCGGCTGGCGGACCGCCATCGAGGGTCGCCGAGGCGGTCCTGCAGACCTGGAGCAGCAGGCACGGCGAGACGAGCAGGGGAGTGA
- a CDS encoding LamG-like jellyroll fold domain-containing protein, with product MPVASFATAPAAEAAVQAGGLTEQSASQRAAASGEPVEVTAARTEYTTTLANPDGTFTLTQATQPQRARAKDGSWRDVDITLEKRADGRIAPKAAVVDLSFSAGGSGAGMLSLSRGDRQLKLGWPGALPEPTLDGAAATYANVPVKGVDLQLTATAEGYREVLVVKSAEAAASSELEKIRLTAAGEGLSVVPGEGGGLRAVDADGNAVFRGPAGQMWDSAVPTPAPQSRTTSNVKALPEQTDDPAQPDEGNVTAELPVAVGDGAVSVQPDLDLLRGKDTVYPVFIDPSVGLGLSEWTKLSSDGDKFYKFTEPKGVGYCGYADGYACPRDGNGAYKDRMYFEFGPGALSGKYVLDATFRAYETWSWNCDPHWVDLERTDNFGEGTRWPGPKMLDQMGDRYVSAGRADLCSPSQPNSWIEFNDNPDEADENLVSTVRAFAAGKFDRLTLMLKAKDEGDPRAWKRFDNNAELKVNYVHKPGVPTSVGAINGTGNEAGPCQKSPTSPQTVTVLTPTVQARVQTLVEQHQGEEEGSLQAEFYMERSSDDTSKGTWSQVWSDYKPEAGWDPDGTLETAITTKRAEGGLYRFRARTQSHWVYGGKSGDLFSPYSSWCYLRVDTKSTLEPTITTGGPYTTCVTNDCAPNGTPGTPGIFTFKPNAADKDVKAYQWRLLTSDAKATKTVKPTVTNGPWTESAVIPALSGTQTLEVKSSDLVLDKEGRVRWGPAALFTFKVGLDQGPTGRWRFDDGKPGNAVTVAKDTGEVGTRHDVTIHDEAATGWSTLGRRGAGDYSLRLNDNLTDAAKQVGHATTSAPAVNTGDSFTVSAWAYLTDDTKNHVVLAQPGKDANAFTLYYSAAYKKWVFNRTDRDLKSPVYIRSMADAENPPLRVWTHLAAVYKTEGEDGQPDTDPANDTIQLFVNGRPQGEPVLLAKAAATYEPWTATAGLQFGRSVKDGTGSEYFLGRLDEVAVWQEAHKTEQIRLESRLEKDGVPANELVAHWDAANATGTSMPESKEDPDDPNSKSFPYQRGGMTLSASGAALNGDDNTTALVLNGTSGTATTTGPVVDETGSFTVSAQVRLKKTLLAAKPVGYRGLVASQATPAGKESSWALWVEKVDTDVYQWKFGRTAVDASGKVVDTALAPAEDKVGPKEFDTWVNVTGVFDATKDFTAEDGSQEFGVAQLYVGPAPQQGSEDGKDPFLVGVQQGAGILAAGSGSVGGKTGNYLAGDLAKVRLWTGAMTGNQVTSQIAAPSQ from the coding sequence ATGCCTGTCGCGTCATTCGCTACGGCTCCGGCGGCTGAGGCAGCGGTGCAGGCCGGGGGCCTCACGGAGCAGAGCGCCTCGCAGCGGGCGGCGGCAAGCGGGGAGCCGGTGGAGGTGACCGCGGCGCGTACCGAGTACACGACCACGCTGGCCAATCCGGACGGTACGTTCACGCTGACGCAGGCGACGCAGCCTCAGCGGGCCCGGGCCAAGGACGGCTCGTGGCGGGATGTCGACATCACGCTGGAGAAGCGTGCGGACGGACGGATTGCCCCGAAGGCCGCGGTCGTGGACCTGTCGTTCTCCGCCGGCGGTAGCGGGGCGGGCATGCTGAGCCTGTCCAGGGGCGACCGGCAGTTGAAGCTGGGCTGGCCGGGCGCCTTGCCGGAGCCGACCCTGGACGGTGCGGCGGCGACGTACGCCAATGTGCCGGTCAAGGGGGTCGATCTGCAGCTGACCGCGACGGCCGAGGGCTACCGCGAGGTGCTGGTGGTCAAGTCGGCTGAGGCAGCGGCCAGTTCGGAGCTGGAGAAGATCCGGCTCACCGCTGCGGGCGAGGGCCTGAGTGTGGTGCCGGGTGAGGGCGGCGGCCTGCGCGCGGTGGATGCGGACGGCAATGCCGTCTTCCGCGGGCCGGCCGGGCAGATGTGGGACTCCGCCGTCCCCACCCCGGCGCCGCAGAGCAGGACCACCAGCAACGTCAAGGCCTTGCCCGAGCAGACAGATGATCCGGCTCAGCCCGACGAGGGCAACGTCACCGCCGAGTTGCCCGTAGCCGTCGGGGACGGTGCGGTGTCGGTGCAGCCGGACCTGGATCTCCTGCGGGGCAAGGACACGGTCTATCCGGTGTTCATCGACCCGTCGGTGGGGCTGGGGCTTTCGGAGTGGACGAAGCTGTCCTCGGACGGGGACAAGTTCTACAAGTTCACCGAGCCCAAGGGCGTGGGGTATTGCGGATACGCCGACGGCTACGCCTGCCCGCGCGACGGCAACGGCGCCTACAAGGACCGCATGTACTTCGAGTTCGGTCCGGGGGCCCTGTCGGGCAAGTACGTGCTGGATGCCACGTTCCGCGCGTATGAGACGTGGTCGTGGAACTGCGATCCGCACTGGGTGGACCTGGAGCGCACCGACAACTTCGGTGAAGGCACTCGCTGGCCGGGCCCGAAGATGTTGGACCAGATGGGCGACCGCTACGTGTCGGCAGGCCGCGCCGACCTGTGCAGCCCCTCGCAGCCCAATTCGTGGATCGAATTCAACGACAACCCCGATGAGGCCGACGAGAACCTGGTCTCCACGGTCAGGGCCTTCGCGGCGGGCAAGTTCGACCGGCTGACCCTCATGCTGAAGGCGAAGGACGAGGGCGACCCGCGGGCCTGGAAGCGCTTCGACAACAACGCGGAGCTGAAGGTCAACTACGTGCACAAGCCGGGTGTGCCGACCTCGGTGGGTGCCATCAACGGCACCGGCAACGAGGCCGGACCCTGCCAGAAATCGCCGACAAGTCCGCAGACGGTCACGGTGCTCACGCCGACCGTCCAGGCCCGGGTGCAGACCTTGGTGGAGCAGCACCAGGGCGAGGAGGAGGGCTCGCTGCAGGCCGAGTTCTACATGGAGCGCTCCAGCGACGACACGTCCAAGGGCACCTGGTCACAGGTGTGGAGCGACTACAAGCCGGAGGCAGGCTGGGACCCGGACGGCACGCTGGAAACGGCGATCACCACCAAGCGGGCCGAGGGGGGGTTGTACCGCTTCCGGGCACGCACCCAGTCACACTGGGTCTATGGCGGTAAGTCGGGCGACCTGTTCTCGCCCTACTCCTCCTGGTGCTACCTGCGCGTCGATACCAAGTCGACGCTGGAGCCCACGATCACCACGGGCGGCCCCTACACCACCTGCGTCACCAACGACTGCGCGCCGAACGGCACTCCGGGCACACCGGGCATCTTCACCTTCAAGCCCAACGCTGCGGACAAGGACGTCAAGGCCTACCAATGGCGCTTGCTGACCAGTGACGCAAAGGCCACCAAAACGGTCAAGCCCACGGTCACCAACGGACCGTGGACCGAAAGCGCCGTCATCCCAGCGCTGTCCGGCACCCAGACCCTCGAGGTCAAGTCGAGCGACCTGGTACTCGACAAGGAGGGCCGCGTCCGCTGGGGACCGGCCGCCCTCTTCACGTTCAAGGTCGGCCTCGATCAGGGGCCGACCGGGCGGTGGCGTTTCGATGACGGCAAGCCCGGCAATGCGGTGACAGTGGCGAAGGACACCGGCGAAGTCGGCACCCGCCACGACGTGACGATCCACGACGAGGCCGCCACCGGCTGGTCCACGCTCGGGCGGCGCGGCGCAGGGGACTACTCCCTGCGCCTGAACGACAACCTCACCGACGCTGCGAAGCAGGTCGGCCATGCCACGACCAGTGCGCCCGCGGTCAACACCGGGGACTCGTTCACGGTATCGGCCTGGGCCTATCTGACGGACGACACCAAGAATCACGTGGTGCTGGCCCAGCCCGGCAAGGACGCGAACGCGTTCACCCTGTACTACTCGGCCGCCTACAAGAAGTGGGTGTTCAACCGGACTGACAGGGATCTGAAGAGCCCGGTGTACATCCGGTCGATGGCGGACGCGGAGAACCCGCCGCTGCGGGTGTGGACGCACCTGGCCGCGGTGTACAAGACCGAGGGCGAGGACGGTCAGCCGGACACCGACCCGGCCAACGACACCATCCAGCTGTTCGTCAACGGCCGCCCGCAGGGCGAACCGGTCCTGCTGGCCAAAGCCGCAGCCACCTACGAGCCGTGGACTGCTACGGCTGGCCTGCAGTTCGGCCGGTCGGTCAAGGACGGCACCGGCTCGGAGTACTTCCTGGGGCGCCTGGACGAGGTCGCGGTGTGGCAGGAGGCGCACAAGACAGAGCAGATCCGCCTCGAGTCGCGGCTGGAGAAAGACGGTGTGCCCGCCAACGAGCTGGTCGCCCACTGGGACGCAGCAAACGCGACCGGGACCTCGATGCCCGAGAGCAAGGAAGACCCCGACGACCCGAACAGCAAAAGCTTCCCCTACCAGCGCGGCGGCATGACCCTTTCCGCCTCGGGAGCAGCCCTGAACGGGGATGACAACACCACAGCTCTCGTCCTCAACGGCACCTCCGGCACTGCCACCACCACCGGACCGGTGGTCGACGAGACCGGCTCGTTCACCGTGTCCGCGCAGGTGCGGTTGAAAAAGACGCTGCTGGCGGCCAAGCCGGTGGGCTACCGCGGGCTGGTGGCCAGCCAGGCCACCCCCGCAGGCAAGGAATCCTCCTGGGCGCTGTGGGTGGAAAAGGTCGACACCGATGTCTACCAGTGGAAGTTCGGGCGTACGGCGGTCGATGCCAGCGGCAAGGTCGTCGACACCGCGCTCGCCCCAGCCGAGGACAAGGTGGGCCCCAAGGAATTCGATACCTGGGTCAACGTGACGGGTGTCTTCGACGCGACCAAGGATTTCACCGCCGAAGACGGCAGCCAGGAGTTCGGTGTAGCCCAGCTGTACGTCGGCCCGGCGCCTCAGCAGGGCAGCGAGGACGGCAAGGATCCCTTCTTGGTGGGCGTCCAGCAGGGCGCGGGCATCCTCGCAGCCGGCAGCGGCTCAGTCGGCGGTAAGACAGGCAACTACCTGGCCGGAGACCTGGCCAAGGTCCGCCTATGGACCGGTGCTATGACCGGCAACCAGGTCACAAGCCAGATCGCCGCACCGTCCCAGTAG